A single Carnobacterium inhibens subsp. inhibens DSM 13024 DNA region contains:
- a CDS encoding ABC transporter ATP-binding protein translates to MKKYILRFWKPNLLIFGILVITNVCLTLVSVIMASSLNALVDLNFTLFFETLLANAVIFMIYLFFSYILINKKSQTKQKMATAIRTDVTKRMEQTSYSNFHTKPVGTYASWLSNDLNTIETVAFDQFYTVLGGIISAVSSIIAMFIFHWSIVLLTLAVTIVTILLPMLYQKMLSLVSLLVTEESERFLSKVTDTLNGFDTFFSFNLLEKITKDMEEASLKLADVKNKQAKVIAKVALLGTFGNIVGQLSIMGLTGYLVSQSIVSVGSILATGELAGTIFNTVGNISQQIAAIRSVEPVFKKLETIEPSVEKSTEKIKIIDSGIVLDNLSYAYDDKLVLNNLDFSFQLGGKYAIVGASGSGKTTLLNILNGKLMDYDGSVQFAGKELSVLSGRELREHILYMDQIPYLFEGTVRENITLDEDFSNEQIQQALKASNLDEVVRNLPQGIDTDIGDAGRLLSGGQRQRVALARGLVRGKKIILLDEGTSSLDEKSALEIEKQLIENEELTVLMITHQLRESIQKQLNQVILLS, encoded by the coding sequence ATGAAAAAATATATATTACGTTTTTGGAAGCCTAACTTGTTGATTTTTGGCATATTAGTCATCACGAATGTTTGTCTAACTTTAGTGAGTGTAATCATGGCATCATCTTTAAATGCATTAGTTGATCTTAATTTTACATTATTTTTTGAGACACTTTTAGCTAATGCGGTAATTTTTATGATATATTTATTCTTTTCGTATATTCTAATCAATAAAAAAAGCCAAACAAAACAAAAAATGGCTACTGCTATTCGAACGGACGTTACAAAGCGAATGGAACAGACGAGCTACTCAAATTTTCATACAAAACCAGTTGGAACATATGCTTCCTGGCTCAGCAATGACTTAAATACGATTGAAACGGTTGCTTTTGATCAATTTTATACCGTCTTAGGAGGAATAATTAGTGCTGTTAGTTCAATTATTGCTATGTTTATATTTCATTGGTCCATTGTTTTATTGACCCTAGCTGTTACTATTGTAACCATTCTATTACCAATGTTGTACCAGAAAATGCTTAGCTTGGTCTCTTTATTAGTAACTGAAGAAAGCGAACGGTTCTTAAGCAAAGTCACAGACACTCTCAATGGTTTTGATACGTTTTTTTCCTTTAATTTACTAGAAAAAATAACAAAAGATATGGAAGAAGCATCCCTCAAACTAGCTGACGTTAAAAATAAACAAGCTAAAGTAATTGCAAAAGTAGCCTTGTTAGGTACTTTTGGAAATATTGTGGGTCAACTGTCGATTATGGGGCTAACCGGGTACTTAGTCTCTCAATCGATAGTGTCCGTAGGTTCAATCTTGGCAACGGGAGAGTTAGCAGGCACTATCTTTAATACTGTAGGAAATATCAGTCAACAAATTGCTGCCATCCGCTCAGTTGAACCTGTTTTTAAAAAGTTAGAAACAATTGAACCTTCTGTTGAGAAATCCACTGAAAAAATTAAAATAATTGACTCAGGAATTGTTTTAGATAATTTAAGTTATGCATATGATGACAAATTGGTTCTGAATAATTTAGACTTTTCATTTCAGTTAGGTGGAAAATATGCCATCGTTGGTGCAAGTGGTAGCGGAAAGACAACACTATTAAATATTCTAAATGGTAAATTAATGGATTACGATGGTTCAGTCCAATTTGCAGGAAAAGAATTGAGTGTATTATCTGGAAGAGAATTGCGTGAACATATTTTATACATGGATCAAATCCCGTATCTATTTGAAGGAACAGTCCGAGAAAATATCACTTTAGATGAAGATTTTTCCAATGAACAAATCCAACAGGCATTAAAGGCTAGCAATTTAGATGAAGTGGTAAGAAATCTACCTCAAGGAATTGATACAGATATTGGCGATGCTGGTCGTCTACTTTCTGGTGGACAACGACAACGCGTAGCACTCGCTCGTGGTTTGGTTCGTGGCAAAAAAATTATCCTACTAGACGAGGGAACCTCTAGCTTAGATGAAAAGAGTGCGTTAGAAATCGAAAAACAATTGATAGAAAATGAGGAACTAACTGTACTGATGATTACTCATCAACTACGTGAATCGATTCAGAAACAATTAAATCAAGTCATATTGCTTTCATAA
- a CDS encoding Rgg/GadR/MutR family transcriptional regulator, giving the protein MNYSKTFKKIRIAKGMKLKEAAGNTLSISQLSRFENEQSMISIDSFIELLTNVNTSPEEYFYLLRQEEENELKNYFNRVKNLVNNKKYDKLEELVIDLKNQKPASNSWMSFIVLFVESIIVLDKEKKPLNQPRVLSYLIQVEDWGEMELYIYEIFGFVFDVETTYLLMKTAIKKSRLYQSIPQDMNLLFSILSNNFSAFLLHKRYDYAEETLAIYEKKLLENTLLIEPHLDFLFNKGIFAFTQKREEEAKVYCEQVFELCRLFKLTEQEENYKKRYLIWSKSYLDPDFQELIIKIGFIS; this is encoded by the coding sequence ATGAATTATAGCAAAACATTTAAGAAAATACGGATAGCAAAAGGCATGAAGCTAAAAGAAGCTGCTGGAAATACATTATCAATTTCCCAATTATCACGTTTTGAAAATGAACAATCAATGATCTCAATTGATTCATTTATTGAATTGCTAACGAATGTGAACACCTCACCAGAAGAATATTTTTACTTATTGAGACAAGAAGAAGAAAATGAATTAAAGAACTATTTTAATAGAGTAAAGAATTTGGTCAATAATAAAAAATATGACAAACTTGAAGAGTTGGTCATTGATTTAAAAAATCAAAAACCTGCATCGAATAGTTGGATGAGTTTCATAGTTTTGTTTGTGGAGAGCATTATTGTTCTAGACAAAGAAAAAAAACCACTAAATCAACCGAGAGTTCTTTCTTACTTGATACAAGTGGAAGACTGGGGAGAAATGGAATTATATATTTACGAGATTTTTGGTTTTGTATTTGATGTAGAAACAACCTATCTTTTAATGAAAACAGCAATAAAAAAAAGCCGATTATACCAATCGATTCCACAAGATATGAACTTACTATTTAGTATTTTGTCAAATAATTTTTCTGCATTTCTTCTACATAAACGCTACGATTATGCAGAAGAAACTCTTGCTATTTACGAAAAAAAACTATTAGAGAATACCCTATTAATTGAACCTCATTTAGATTTTTTATTTAATAAGGGGATTTTTGCTTTTACGCAAAAAAGAGAAGAAGAGGCAAAAGTGTACTGTGAACAAGTATTTGAACTTTGCCGTTTATTCAAGCTAACTGAACAAGAAGAAAATTACAAAAAGCGCTATCTTATTTGGTCAAAAAGCTACCTAGATCCAGATTTTCAAGAACTAATAATTAAAATTGGATTCATAAGTTAA
- a CDS encoding GNAT family N-acetyltransferase, whose protein sequence is MTSQKSRILLLAENSILETERLILRPLTLEDTADFFEYASDEETMRYIFNPHTSLHQTKEFIANYYLTSPLGFYALEHKEVHKMIGVIEFRVDDKKHEGEIGYMLNKKYWRQGLTTEACLRILSLGFNTLLLEHITSGHDTGHIASGSVLKKVGMSFEHITKDAHELKGKMVDTFFYGITRDNYLTSHHENTYSN, encoded by the coding sequence ATGACAAGTCAAAAAAGTCGCATTTTATTACTAGCTGAAAATTCTATTTTAGAAACAGAGCGTTTGATTTTAAGGCCTCTAACTTTGGAAGATACCGCAGATTTTTTTGAATATGCTAGCGATGAAGAAACGATGAGATATATTTTCAATCCACATACGTCTTTGCATCAAACAAAAGAGTTTATTGCGAATTATTACTTAACATCACCATTAGGTTTTTATGCGTTAGAACATAAAGAAGTTCATAAAATGATTGGCGTGATAGAGTTTAGAGTAGATGATAAAAAGCATGAAGGCGAAATTGGATACATGTTGAACAAAAAATATTGGAGACAAGGCTTAACAACAGAAGCCTGCTTACGAATATTATCTCTTGGTTTCAACACTCTCCTTTTAGAACATATTACTTCTGGCCATGATACTGGCCATATAGCTTCAGGAAGTGTATTGAAAAAAGTGGGCATGTCTTTCGAACATATCACTAAAGATGCGCATGAATTAAAAGGTAAAATGGTAGATACCTTTTTTTATGGAATAACTAGAGATAATTATTTAACTAGCCACCATGAAAATACCTATTCAAATTAA
- a CDS encoding ABC transporter permease subunit, translating into MIKQSISLITLPIGIILLVCLSYSLPLTMRDTGLLVDTIKETFAQIFTYRYLSELVIIYHQTNGEYTFKLISASLVITLVSLMLYSYYFPKFKNKTITKFTRYLEDIENLPVLGIVFFIHWLSVVIYKETSIYLFKTVGTPREPAIVVPLIILSIFPIVFLIKYMTPYIKDVYQSNYFVFAKSLGYPKYKLFFSYVIPNVLPFLENIMKFIYLEMITVMLFIEIQFNTGGLLTGLRDTQLIPSNTTSPQVMVINYLILLLIPYFLMSILFKIIKFFNSNK; encoded by the coding sequence ATGATAAAGCAATCTATTTCACTTATTACACTGCCAATTGGTATTATTTTACTCGTTTGTTTGAGTTATTCGTTACCCTTAACTATGAGAGATACAGGTTTATTAGTGGATACGATTAAAGAAACCTTTGCACAGATTTTTACATATCGCTATTTATCTGAATTAGTCATTATTTATCACCAGACCAACGGTGAATACACGTTTAAATTGATCAGTGCTAGTTTAGTAATAACGTTAGTTTCGCTTATGTTATATAGTTACTATTTTCCAAAATTTAAGAATAAAACGATAACAAAATTTACTAGGTACTTAGAAGATATTGAGAATTTACCTGTGCTTGGTATCGTGTTTTTTATCCACTGGCTTAGCGTAGTTATCTATAAAGAGACTTCCATCTATTTATTTAAAACAGTGGGTACCCCAAGAGAGCCCGCGATAGTTGTCCCCTTAATCATATTAAGTATTTTTCCTATTGTTTTTCTGATTAAATATATGACTCCGTATATCAAAGATGTTTATCAATCCAATTATTTTGTCTTCGCAAAATCGCTGGGGTATCCTAAATATAAACTATTCTTTTCTTATGTCATTCCTAACGTATTACCATTTTTAGAAAACATTATGAAATTTATTTATTTAGAGATGATCACCGTGATGCTTTTTATTGAAATTCAATTCAATACAGGAGGACTATTAACGGGTCTAAGAGATACACAGTTGATACCTTCTAACACTACTAGCCCGCAAGTAATGGTTATCAATTATTTGATTTTATTACTGATTCCGTATTTTCTTATGAGTATTTTGTTTAAAATAATCAAGTTCTTCAATTCAAATAAGTAA
- a CDS encoding peptide ABC transporter permease, which translates to MLFFLLLSCLYEPLLSNILTLRVEKTLINGEIKYPPFTPLEVPPFGTDIIGFTIFAKIIQGFKYTFFIGLLLSIAQILSSLFLNILILYKVGTTFLLPVFSYFDKLFTLIPKPFLLLLLIGPYSDALLFNTDNVQPEANWMFVMIQLFILFLIGLPNLVKLYHAELAFLFKQDFFLASQTLGSSKFRTVKYSFKPQLTELTLNLFFKILIQNLSLFIYLAYFQLYLGGSLVTQLDASTTYTATISNEWSGLIGQNINRLASTPWTVLTPLAFYGGLIFLLNGIKRSLTGGLQNQSI; encoded by the coding sequence TTGTTATTTTTTTTACTGCTTAGTTGTTTATATGAGCCTTTATTATCAAATATTTTAACCCTTCGAGTAGAAAAAACACTAATAAATGGAGAAATAAAGTATCCGCCTTTTACCCCTCTTGAAGTTCCGCCATTTGGTACGGATATCATTGGGTTTACTATCTTTGCTAAAATTATTCAAGGATTTAAGTATACTTTTTTTATTGGGTTATTATTAAGTATCGCTCAAATCTTAAGTAGCTTATTTTTAAACATTCTGATTCTTTATAAAGTAGGAACAACGTTTTTACTGCCTGTCTTTTCATATTTTGATAAGCTTTTTACATTGATTCCTAAACCTTTTTTATTGCTGCTATTAATAGGACCTTATTCTGATGCATTATTATTTAATACAGATAACGTTCAACCGGAGGCTAATTGGATGTTTGTGATGATTCAATTGTTCATTTTGTTTCTTATAGGACTCCCTAATTTGGTTAAACTTTATCATGCTGAATTAGCTTTTCTTTTCAAACAAGATTTTTTCCTGGCCAGCCAAACATTAGGTAGTTCTAAATTTAGAACCGTTAAGTATTCTTTTAAACCCCAATTAACGGAGCTTACATTAAATTTATTTTTCAAAATCCTCATACAAAATTTATCTCTTTTTATCTACTTAGCTTATTTTCAATTGTATCTAGGAGGCTCACTAGTAACGCAGTTAGATGCAAGTACTACATATACAGCAACAATATCTAACGAATGGAGCGGGTTGATTGGGCAAAATATTAATCGACTAGCTAGCACACCTTGGACAGTACTCACACCGTTAGCTTTTTATGGCGGACTTATTTTCTTGCTCAATGGAATCAAGCGATCTTTAACTGGAGGGCTGCAAAATCAATCCATTTAG
- a CDS encoding DinB family protein codes for MTTIQVELLDRVQERFEETLDKMTVEEANKMPHPLLKSVTWLFWHTAREIDMQISDLKGEEAMYTSNGWNKRFDLPLPDDTPEYKHTSEEAEQVTVSDKNLLSDYLDVSIKLAKDYLDNLNEDTLDKIVDENWSPPVTHQARLISIIDDAVMHSGQAVYTRRLVINE; via the coding sequence ATGACAACTATACAAGTAGAACTATTAGATCGTGTTCAAGAACGTTTTGAAGAAACTTTGGACAAAATGACGGTAGAAGAGGCCAATAAAATGCCACATCCTTTACTTAAATCAGTAACTTGGCTCTTTTGGCATACTGCTCGTGAAATTGATATGCAGATTTCTGATCTAAAAGGCGAAGAAGCAATGTATACAAGTAATGGGTGGAATAAACGTTTTGATTTGCCACTCCCAGATGATACGCCCGAATACAAACATACATCAGAGGAAGCTGAACAAGTCACCGTTTCTGACAAAAATCTCTTAAGTGATTATTTAGATGTCAGTATCAAATTAGCAAAGGATTATCTAGATAATTTAAATGAAGATACTTTAGATAAAATCGTTGATGAAAATTGGTCTCCACCAGTAACTCATCAAGCTCGACTTATTTCTATTATTGATGATGCCGTTATGCATTCAGGACAAGCCGTTTATACACGTCGTTTGGTGATTAATGAATAA
- a CDS encoding helix-turn-helix transcriptional regulator, protein MDNRIKVARIQVDLTQQQLAEKVDVTRQTISLIEKGKYNPSLKLCLNICHAVNKTLDELFWKEKD, encoded by the coding sequence GTGGATAATAGAATAAAAGTTGCGCGTATTCAGGTTGATTTAACACAGCAACAATTAGCTGAAAAAGTAGACGTCACTCGTCAAACGATTAGTTTAATTGAAAAAGGCAAATATAATCCCTCTTTAAAACTATGTCTTAATATCTGCCACGCAGTCAATAAAACACTAGATGAATTATTCTGGAAAGAAAAGGACTGA